The proteins below are encoded in one region of Struthio camelus isolate bStrCam1 chromosome 23, bStrCam1.hap1, whole genome shotgun sequence:
- the YARS1 gene encoding tyrosine--tRNA ligase, cytoplasmic isoform X1 — translation MQPGDAAAMEAAPGPQEKYHLITRNLQEVLGEDKLMAILKERELKIYWGTATTGKPHVAYFVPMSKIADFLKAGCEVTILFADLHAYLDNMKAPWELLELRTRYYENVIKAMLESIGVPLEKLKFVRGTDYQLSKEYTLDVYRLSSVVTQHDAKKAGAEVVKQVEHPLLSGLLYPGLQALDEEYLKVDAQFGGVDQRKIFTFAEKYLPSLGYAKRVHLMNPMVPGLTGSKMSSSEEESKIDLLDRKEDVKKKLKKAFCEPGNVENNGVLSFIKHVLFPLKSEFVILREEKWGGNKTYTAYEALEKDFAEQVVHPGDLKNSVEVALNKLLDPIREKFNNPELKKLTNAAYPDPSKAKPAEKGTKNSEPENVVPSRLDIRVGKVISVEKHPDADSLYVEKIDVGEPEPRTVVSGLVQFVPKEQLQDRLVVLLCNLKPQKMRGVESQGMVLCASSVGEPRQVEPLDPPAGCRAGERVYVEGYEDGEPDDELKPKKKVFEKLQADFHISQDCVAQWKQRNFLTKLGSISCKTLKGGSIS, via the exons ATGCAACCGGGAGACG CTGCCGCCATGGAggccgcgcccggcccgcagGAGAAGTATCACCTCATCACCCGCAACCTGCAG gaggtgctgggggagGATAAGCTCATGGCCATCCTGAAGGAGCGAGAGCTGAAGATCTACTGGGGGACAGCCACCACCGGCAAGCCGCATGTGGCCTACTTCGTGCCGATGTCCAAGATCGCAGACTTCCTGAAGGCAGGATGCGAG GTGACGATACTCTTCGCTGATCTCCATGCTTACTTAGACAACATGAAGGCcccctgggagctgctggagTTGCGTACCCGCTACTATGAGAACGTGATCAAAGCCATGCTGGAGAGCATTGGGGTGCCCCTGGAAAAGCTGAAGTTTGTCCGGGGCACTGACTACCAGCTCAGCAA GGAGTACACGCTGGACGTGTACCGCCTCTCGTCCGTGGTCACACAGCACGACGCGAAGAAGGCAGGAGCCGAGGTGGTGAAGCAGGTGGAGCACCCCTTGCTGAGTGGTTTGCTCTACCCAGGCCTGCAG GCCCTGGACGAGGAGTACCTCAAGGTCGACGCACAGTTTGGAGGAGTTGATCAGAGGAAGATTTTCACCTTTGCAGAGAAG TACCTCCCTTCTCTGGGCTATGCCAAGCGCGTCCATTTGATGAACCCAATGGTCCCTGGTCTAACAGGCAGCAAAATGAGCTCATCGGAAGAG GAGTCAAAGATTGACCTTCTAGACCGCAAGGAGGATGtgaagaagaagctgaagaaggctTTCTGCGAGCCAGGAAACGTGGAGAACAACGGTGTCCTCTCCTTCATCAAACATGTCCTCTTTCCTCTCAAGTCAG AGTTTGTGATTCTGCGAGAAGAAAAATGGGGAGGAAACAAAACCTACACTGCCTATGAGGCCCTGGAGAAGGACTTTgctgagcag GTCGTACATCCTGGAGACCTAAAGAACTCGGTGGAAGTGGCCCTGAACAAACTGCTTGACCCCATCAGAGAGAAATTCAACAACCCAGAGCTGAAGAAGCTAACCAATGCAGCATATCCTGACCCGTCCAAAGCCA agcctgcagagaaGGGCACCAAGAACTCGGAGCCAGAAAACGTGGTCCCATCCCGGCTGGACATCCGTGTTGGCAAAGTGATCAGCGTGGAAAAG CACCCTGACGCCGACAGCCTGTACGTGGAGAAAATTGATGTGGGCGAGCCCGAGCCTCGCACCGTGGTCAGCGGCCTCGTGCAGTTTGTCCCCAAGGAGCAGCTGCAGGACaggctggtggtgctgctctgcaaccTCAAGCCCCAGAAGATGAGGGGTGTGGAGTCGCAGGGCATGGTGCTGTGCGCTTCCAG TGTGGGGGAGCCACGGCAGGTAGAGCCCCTGGACCCGCCGGCCGGGTGCCGCGCTGGGGAGCGCGTCTACGTGGAGGGCTACGAGGATGGGGAGCCTGATGACGAGCTCAAGCCAAAGAAGAAGGTCTTTGAGAAGCTGCAG gcCGACTTCCACATCTCCCAGGACTGTGTTGCCCAGTGGAAGCAGAGGAACTTCCTGACCAAGCTGGGGAGCATCTCATGTAAAACCCTGAAGGGGGGGAGCATCAGCTAA
- the YARS1 gene encoding tyrosine--tRNA ligase, cytoplasmic isoform X2: protein MEAAPGPQEKYHLITRNLQEVLGEDKLMAILKERELKIYWGTATTGKPHVAYFVPMSKIADFLKAGCEVTILFADLHAYLDNMKAPWELLELRTRYYENVIKAMLESIGVPLEKLKFVRGTDYQLSKEYTLDVYRLSSVVTQHDAKKAGAEVVKQVEHPLLSGLLYPGLQALDEEYLKVDAQFGGVDQRKIFTFAEKYLPSLGYAKRVHLMNPMVPGLTGSKMSSSEEESKIDLLDRKEDVKKKLKKAFCEPGNVENNGVLSFIKHVLFPLKSEFVILREEKWGGNKTYTAYEALEKDFAEQVVHPGDLKNSVEVALNKLLDPIREKFNNPELKKLTNAAYPDPSKAKPAEKGTKNSEPENVVPSRLDIRVGKVISVEKHPDADSLYVEKIDVGEPEPRTVVSGLVQFVPKEQLQDRLVVLLCNLKPQKMRGVESQGMVLCASSVGEPRQVEPLDPPAGCRAGERVYVEGYEDGEPDDELKPKKKVFEKLQADFHISQDCVAQWKQRNFLTKLGSISCKTLKGGSIS from the exons ATGGAggccgcgcccggcccgcagGAGAAGTATCACCTCATCACCCGCAACCTGCAG gaggtgctgggggagGATAAGCTCATGGCCATCCTGAAGGAGCGAGAGCTGAAGATCTACTGGGGGACAGCCACCACCGGCAAGCCGCATGTGGCCTACTTCGTGCCGATGTCCAAGATCGCAGACTTCCTGAAGGCAGGATGCGAG GTGACGATACTCTTCGCTGATCTCCATGCTTACTTAGACAACATGAAGGCcccctgggagctgctggagTTGCGTACCCGCTACTATGAGAACGTGATCAAAGCCATGCTGGAGAGCATTGGGGTGCCCCTGGAAAAGCTGAAGTTTGTCCGGGGCACTGACTACCAGCTCAGCAA GGAGTACACGCTGGACGTGTACCGCCTCTCGTCCGTGGTCACACAGCACGACGCGAAGAAGGCAGGAGCCGAGGTGGTGAAGCAGGTGGAGCACCCCTTGCTGAGTGGTTTGCTCTACCCAGGCCTGCAG GCCCTGGACGAGGAGTACCTCAAGGTCGACGCACAGTTTGGAGGAGTTGATCAGAGGAAGATTTTCACCTTTGCAGAGAAG TACCTCCCTTCTCTGGGCTATGCCAAGCGCGTCCATTTGATGAACCCAATGGTCCCTGGTCTAACAGGCAGCAAAATGAGCTCATCGGAAGAG GAGTCAAAGATTGACCTTCTAGACCGCAAGGAGGATGtgaagaagaagctgaagaaggctTTCTGCGAGCCAGGAAACGTGGAGAACAACGGTGTCCTCTCCTTCATCAAACATGTCCTCTTTCCTCTCAAGTCAG AGTTTGTGATTCTGCGAGAAGAAAAATGGGGAGGAAACAAAACCTACACTGCCTATGAGGCCCTGGAGAAGGACTTTgctgagcag GTCGTACATCCTGGAGACCTAAAGAACTCGGTGGAAGTGGCCCTGAACAAACTGCTTGACCCCATCAGAGAGAAATTCAACAACCCAGAGCTGAAGAAGCTAACCAATGCAGCATATCCTGACCCGTCCAAAGCCA agcctgcagagaaGGGCACCAAGAACTCGGAGCCAGAAAACGTGGTCCCATCCCGGCTGGACATCCGTGTTGGCAAAGTGATCAGCGTGGAAAAG CACCCTGACGCCGACAGCCTGTACGTGGAGAAAATTGATGTGGGCGAGCCCGAGCCTCGCACCGTGGTCAGCGGCCTCGTGCAGTTTGTCCCCAAGGAGCAGCTGCAGGACaggctggtggtgctgctctgcaaccTCAAGCCCCAGAAGATGAGGGGTGTGGAGTCGCAGGGCATGGTGCTGTGCGCTTCCAG TGTGGGGGAGCCACGGCAGGTAGAGCCCCTGGACCCGCCGGCCGGGTGCCGCGCTGGGGAGCGCGTCTACGTGGAGGGCTACGAGGATGGGGAGCCTGATGACGAGCTCAAGCCAAAGAAGAAGGTCTTTGAGAAGCTGCAG gcCGACTTCCACATCTCCCAGGACTGTGTTGCCCAGTGGAAGCAGAGGAACTTCCTGACCAAGCTGGGGAGCATCTCATGTAAAACCCTGAAGGGGGGGAGCATCAGCTAA
- the NHSL3 gene encoding NHS-like protein 3 isoform X1, which produces MVVFLGRNLSSLLAFFKKGAAKPDNDKRLSAPRAAADECPDNVFFPSARPPHLEELHSQAQAGLKSLQHQEKQKQTKSAWDHGDANSLRSCASSEDDGVSFRSRTASCATDSTSEDALSIRSEMIQRKGSTFRPHDSFPKSSERAGKKRKERRTTVLGIPQHVQKELGLRNSREPRGHPAADGGQAGRAGSPGSQASQPLLNGGQVSGDAIRIPTIDGKLQPPAAPGGARVSLGALEEADTALQKHIDRVYYDDTLLGRKTAAKLSPMARPKSLAVPGMTTNASPPELLSPVMSISPQGTYMSKIIPNAILPPMVDVVALTRSSVRTLSRCSLVSSPASVRSLARFSERSARSREPSSSSDNWSHSQSTETIVSNSSTISSQGGSDRRPAEAGPRGEPEAAGRSDTDQLSVYSAASSKTAAAPVPAAPGLLAVGPRSAAGSSGRASPAYSTSSQAEGSDTASLASERSSARSVSLRKMKKPPAPPRRTYSLHQKAEGEPKGLGLPPKAERRPPRQSSSAPWSPGPAPFSPPGEDEVFSSASPSDAGSVRSESLADAGCPEASRGSPGPGGRGVTVVLSEPPAQPKWSCPDGSDRTMSPSSGYSSQSGTPTLPAKGLGPQPASPGKGRAQPQKPERVCSLQSPAPSVSSSLTSISSSASDPAPAEAPPGPQSRPDRFVIPPHPKVPAPFSPPPTKPRPPASPAVASPDPQAGQEPSAPAKPGGKSPPPSPPPAYHPPPPPAKKAEASPETACEAPADATWPPPPPPAPEEQDLSMADFPPPDEAYFSSLPLPEPQLAAASPRSDAPQEAPAGQKRAPSPGHEPAAPSFSATVASRMQQQQDPPAGTALLASPAEPAPEAAASLGKAAGPAVPPAPPLPPPAAPAPSAQTSLKKVANGSRAEAKKEPASRSKSGPMPKEDANLPIVTPSLLQMVRLRSVSVEPPAAAGPGPQVRPAQPVPQKPVRRSLSMRQPSPPKDAVPSNQLRDAVHLKAATLSSGEAAEPPSSRPAEKPPGSRAALLGHAAAGPEGPPGDGRVSPLYKSPASTASFIFAKSSKKLVIETPSSPEAQADLKRNLVAELMNVSGQRSAAPAPQGSGKAQAHRKPGKIPPPVAKKPSLGPGPAPSPLSLKAPGPEALGSPLPDGKAEAFLAEENRTKSEAAGSAAPAAEGGTAGSPGAETPAQSLPAQDRRGETA; this is translated from the exons TCCTGCGCATCCTCGGAGGATGACGGTGTCTCCTTCCGGAGCCGCACGGCCTCTTGTGCCACGGACAGCACCTCCGAGGACGCCCTGTCCATCCGCTCCGAGATGATCCAGCGGAAAG GTTCCACCTTCCGGCCCCACGACTCCTTCCCCAAATCCTCAGAGAGGGCTGgcaagaagaggaaggagaggaggacaACGGTGCTGGGCATCCCCCAGCACGTCCAGAAGGAGCTGG GTCTCAGGAACAGCCGGGAGCCCAGGGGACATCCTGCTGCTGACGGCGGGCAGGCCGGGcgcgcggggagcccgggcagCCAGGCGTCGCAGCCCTTGCTGAACGGCGGCCAGGTCTCCGGCGACGCCATCCGCATCCCCACCATCGACGGGaagctgcagccgccggctgcccccggggGCGCCCGCGTCTCTCTGGGAGCCCTGGAGGAGGCGGACACGGCCCTGCAGAAGCACATCGACCGGGTTTACTACGACGACACGTTGCTGGGCAGGAAGACGGCGGCCAAGCTGTCGCCCATGGCGAGGCCGAAGTCGCTGGCCGTGCCAGGCATGACCACCAACGCCAGCCCCCCGGAGCTGCTGAGCCCCGTCATGTCCATCTCGCCCCAGGGCACCTACATGTCCAAGATCATCCCCAACGCCATCCTGCCGCCCATGGTGGACGTGGTGGCCCTGACGCGGAGCAGCGTGCGGACGCTGAGCCGCTGCAGCCTGGTGTCCAGCCCGGCCTCGGTGCGCTCCCTCGCCCGCTTCTCAGAGCGCAGCGCCCGCAGCCGCGAGCCCTCCTCCTCCAGCGACAACTGGAGCCACTCGCAGTCCACGGAGACCATCGTCTCCAACAGCTCCACCATCTCCTCGCAGGGCGGCTCCGACCGCCGGCCGGCCGAGGCAGGGCCGCGCGGCGAGCCCGAGGCGGCGGGCCGCTCCGACACCGACCAGCTCAGCGTCTACAGCGCCGCCAGCTCCAAGACCGCCGCGGCGCCggtgcccgcggcccccggcctgCTGGCGGTGGGTCCCCGGAgcgcggcgggcagcagcggccgcGCGTCCCCCGCCTACAGCACGAGCAGCCAGGCCGAGGGCTCGGACACCGCCAGCCTGGCCAGCGAGCGCTCCTCCGCCCGCAGCGTCTCCCTCAGGAAGATGAAGAAGCCCCCGGCTCCCCCTCGCCGGACCTACTCGCTGCACCAGAAAGCGGAGGGGGAGCCCAAAGGGCTGGGGTTGCCCCCCAAAGCCgagcggcggcccccgcggcagAGCAGCAGCGCGCCCTGGTCCCCGGGCCCCGCGCCCTTCAGCCCGCCGGGCGAGGACGAGGTCTTCTCCTCGGCCTCGCCGAGTGACGCCGGCAGCGTCCGCTCCGAGAGCCTGGCCGACGCCGGCTGCCCCGAGGcctcgcggggcagccccgggccgggcggccgcggcgtgACGGTGGTGCTGAGCGAGCCCCCGGCTCAGCCCAAGTGGAGCTGCCCGGACGGCTCCGACCGCACCATGTCCCCCTCCAGCGGCTACTCCAGCCAGAGCGGGACGCCCACGCTGCCGGCCAAGGGGCTGGGCCCCCAGCCCGCCTCCCCCGGCAAGGGCAGGGCCCAGCCGCAGAAGCCGGAGCGGGTCTGCTCCCTGCAATCGCCCGCGCCCTCCGTGTCGTCCTCCCTCACCTCCATCTCCTCCTCGGCCTCGGACCCGGCCCCCGCCgaggcgccgcccggcccgcagAGCCGCCCGGACCGCTTCGTCATCCCGCCGCACCCCAAGGTCCcggctcccttctcccctccgcCCACcaagccccggccgcccgccagccccgccgtcGCCTCGCCGGACCCCCAGGCCGGCCAGGAGCCCTCGGCGCCAGCCAAGCCCGGCGGCAAGTCCCCGCCGCCGTCTCCGCCGCCGGCCTACCACCCGCCTCCGCCACCGGCGAAGAAGGCCGAGGCGAGCCCGGAGACCGCGTGCGAGGCTCCCGCCGACGCCACgtggcccccgccgcctccgccggctcCCGAGGAGCAGGACTTGTCCATGGCAGACTTCCCCCCGCCGGATGAGGcttatttctccagcctgcccctGCCAGAGCCTCAGCTGGCTGCTGCGTCTCCCCGCAGCGATGCCCCGCAGGAAGCGCCGGCCGGGCAGAAACGGGCGCCGAGCCCAGGGCACGAGCCGGCCGCTCCGTCTTTCTCGGCCACTGTGGCCTCtcggatgcagcagcagcaggacccgCCGGCCGGGACGGCGCTGCTGGCTTCCCCCGCGGAGCCAGCTCCCGAGGCCGCCGCGTCGCTCGGCAAAGCCGCGGGCCCTGCCGTGCCCCCCGCTCCGCCTCTCCCGCCGCCCGCGGCACCGGCTCCGTCGGCCCAAACCAGCCTTAAGAAGGTGGCAAACGGTTCCCGGGCAGAAGCCAAGAAGGAGCCGGCGTCTCGGAGCAAGAGCGGCCCCATGCCCAAGGAGGACGCCAACCTGCCCATCGTCACACCCTCGCTGCTGCAGATGGTGCGGCTGCGCTCCGTGAGCgtggagccgccggccgccgcgggccccggcccccAGGTCCGGCCGGCCCAGCCAGTGCCCCAGAAGCCCGTCCGCCGGTCCCTGTCCATGCGGCAGCCCTCGCCTCCCAAAGACGCGGTGCCTTCGAACCAGCTCCGCGACGCCGTGCACCTCAAGGCCGCTACCTTGTCTTCCGGCGAGGCCGCGGAGCCGCCGTCTTCCAGGCCGGCCGAGaagcccccgggcagcagggcggctCTGCTGGGACACGCGGCGGCCGGCCCTGAGGGGCCCCCCGGGGACGGCCGGGTCTCCCCGCTGTACAAGTCGCCGGCCTCCACTGCCAGCTTCATCTTTGCCAAGAGCTCCAAGAAGCTGGTGATAGAGACGCCCTCGTCCCCCGAGGCGCAGGCCGACCTGAAGAGGAACCTGGTTGCGGAGCTGATGAACGTCTCCGGGCAGCGCTCGGCAGCTCCCGCCCCGCAGGGCTCTGGCAAGGCACAAGCGCACCGGAAACCTGGCAAGATCCCCCCTCCTGTAGCCAAGAAGCCTTCGCTTGGCCCGGGGCCGGCTCCGTCACCGCTGAGCCTGAaggcgccggggccggaggcgctgggctctcccttgccggACGGGAAGGCCGAGGCGTTCTTGGCAGAAGAGAACAGGACTAAGAGCGAGGCGGCTGGGAGCGCGGCCCCTGCAGCCGAGGGCGGCACCGCTGGGTCCCCTGGCGCAGAGACGCCAGCACAGAGCCTCCCTGCACAAG ACAGACGGGGAGAGACAGCTTGA